From the genome of Vicia villosa cultivar HV-30 ecotype Madison, WI linkage group LG2, Vvil1.0, whole genome shotgun sequence, one region includes:
- the LOC131647990 gene encoding flavonol synthase/flavanone 3-hydroxylase-like, with translation MTDVYSSYILSTENRPNFSTFVEVDKIPIIDLSQTSQENLISEIRKACEEWGFFHVINHGVPSDLINKVANETKNFFGLSMEEKKKLKRDAINATGYHDAEHTNLTRDWKEVYDCLIYDGIQVPCTDDPNDSDLWTLTNHWPQSLPHFRETMKEYGGEVEKLSFKLLELISLSLGLAADKFHDCHNNQLSLVRLNYYPPCPFPDMALGIGPHKDPCVLTILAQDDTGGLQVKKNPVGGWVNIKPVPGALVVNLGDVFQVWSNDKYDSAVHRAVVSSEKERYSYPFFFFPGHHVMVQPAEELVSEKNPAKYKPYNFGKYYANRTHHDFNKEEVAGKEIYDFKTSD, from the exons ATGACAGACGTATATTCATCTTACATACTATCCACAGAAAATCGTCCCAACTTTTCTACCTTTGTGGAAGTTGATAAAATTCCCATCATCGACCTCTCACAAACTAGCCAAGAAAATCTCATCTCAGAGATTCGCAAGGCGTGTGAAGAATGGGGATTTTTTCATGTAATCAATCATGGAGTTCCCTCTGATCTTATCAATAAGGTTGCTAATGAGACCAAAAATTTTTTTGGTCTAAGTATGGAGGAAAAAAAGAAACTGAAAAGAGATGCTATTAATGCAACAGGATATCATGATGCCGAGCATACTAATCTGACCAGAGACTGGAAAGAGGTTTATGATTGTCTTATTTATGATGGAATACAAGTCCCTTGTACTGATGATCCAAATGACTCAGACCTATGGACTCTAACAAATCATTGGCCTCAATCCCTTCCACATTTTAG GGAAACAATGAAGGAATATGGTGGTGAAGTTGAAAAGCTATCATTCAAGTTGTTGGAGTTAATTTCATTGAGTTTAGGCTTAGCTGCTGACAAATTCCATGACTGCCACAACAATCAACTAAGCCTTGTGAGGCTCAATTACTATCCTCCATGCCCTTTCCCTGATATGGCACTTGGAATTGGTCCTCACAAGGATCCTTGTGTCTTGACTATTCTTGCACAAGATGATACTGGAGGTTTACAAGTTAAGAAAAATCCAGTTGGTGGTTGGGTTAATATTAAACCTGTTCCTGGTGCATTGGTTGTCAATCTCGGTGATGTTTTTCAG GTTTGGAGCAATGACAAGTATGACAGTGCAGTACACAGGGCTGTAGTAAGCTCAGAGAAAGAAAGATATTCTTATCCATTCTTCTTTTTTCCAGGTCACCATGTTATGGTGCAGCCTGCCGAAGAGCTTGTGAGTGAGAAAAATCCTGCAAAATACAAACCATACAACTTTGGCAAATATTACGCTAATAGAACCCACCATGATTTCAACAAAGAAGAGGTTGCCGGTAAAGAAATTTATGACTTCAAGACTTCGGATTag